The proteins below are encoded in one region of Helianthus annuus cultivar XRQ/B chromosome 2, HanXRQr2.0-SUNRISE, whole genome shotgun sequence:
- the LOC110927249 gene encoding calcium-dependent protein kinase 24 — protein MGGWVSIANTSLVQPTSHDRKQRKKRTKPQTQRFIRPVRVIKGTFGKDIYDRYKIGKELGRGEFGVSYECQDITTGERVACKKISKSRLRAEIDVEDVRREVAIMRHMPLHPNIVTFKDVYEDKDAIYLVMELCEGGELFDRIVAKGHYTERAAALVIKTILEVVQTCHKHGVIHRDLKPENFLYAHKGEHAPLKAIDFGLSISFEPGQRFRDIVGSPFYMAPEVLKRNYGEQIDVWSAGVILYILLCGVPPFWAETEEGIAQAIIKGDINFIRDPWQRVSEDAKTLIKGMLDQNPDDRLTVEQALENQWIQNAHKVSNIPLGENIGSRIQQFSLMNKFKKKVITVVAENLPDEQVDGLKQMFDEMDKDKNGSLTFEEFKDGLCLIGDQPLDDPDVRMLMDAADLDENGVLNCEEFMMVAIHLKRISNDDHLQQAFHHFDKNQNGYIEFEELKESLFEDQNSHNEKLVNDIIHDADLDKDGRISYPEFAAMMTTGMDWRMESRQYSRVMLNAISDKMFKDQI, from the exons ATGGGGGGTTGGGTTTCTATTGCCAACACAAGCCTTGTCCAACCCACATCACACGACCGAAAACAACGCAAAAAACGCACAAAACCACAAACCCAAAGATTCATACGGCCCGTTCGTGTCATCAAAGGCACATTTGGGAAAGACATATATGACCGTTACAAAATAGGAAAAGAACTCGGTAGGGGTGAGTTTGGGGTGTCATACGAATGTCAAGATATTACAACGGGCGAAAGAGTCGCATGCAAGAAAATATCGAAGAGCAGGTTAAGGGCGGAAATCGACGTTGAAGACGTGAGGAGAGAGGTGGCGATCATGAGGCATATGCCGTTGCATCCTAATATTGTGACGTTTAAAGATGTTTATGAGGATAAAGACGCGATTTATTTGGTTATGGAGCTTTGTGAAGGTGGTGAGCTTTTTGATCGGATTGTTGCGAAAGGTCATTACACGGAAAGAGCTGCCGCCCTTGTTATCAAGACGATTCTTGAAGTTGTCCAG ACTTGCCACAAGCATGGAGTTATACATCGTGATTTGAAACCTGAAAATTTCTTATACGCTCATAAAGGCGAACACGCACCTCTAAAGGCAATCGACTTTGGTCTCTCTATATCCTTTGAGCCTG GCCAAAGATTTAGAGACATCGTCGGAAGCCCATTTTACATGGCCCCCGAAGTATTAAAACGAAATTACGGAGAACAAATCGATGTATGGAGTGCCGGTGTCATTCTTTACATCTTGCTTTGTGGAGTTCCTCCATTTTGGGCAG AAACTGAAGAGGGAATTGCTCAAGCAATAATCAAGGGTGACATAAACTTTATAAGGGACCCTTGGCAAAGGGTCTCTGAAGATGCGAAAACACTCATAAAGGGCATGCTTGACCAGAATCCAGACGATCGACTCACTGTTGAACAAGCCCTTG AGAATCAATGGATTCAAAATGCCCACAAGGTGTCCAACATCCCATTGGGAGAAAACATAGGATCAAGAATTCAACAGTTCTCTTTGATGAACAAATTCAAAAAGAAAGTTATTACA gtggttgctGAAAACTTGCCAGATGAACAAGTTGATGGACTCAAGCAAATGTTTGATGAAATGGACAAGGACAAGAACGGATCACTAACGTTTGAAGAGTTTAAAGACGGTTTGTGTTTGATCGGGGATCAACCGCTTGATGATCCTGACGTTCGGATGTTAATGGATGCT GCTGATCTTGACGAAAACGGGGTACTAAACTGCGAGGAGTTTATGATGGTTGCGATTCACTTGAAACGGATTAGCAACGATGATCATCTACAACAAGCATTCCACCATTTCGACAAGAATCAAAATGGGTACATCGAGTTTGAAGAGTTGAAGGAGTCTTTGTTTGAAGACCAAAATTCACACAACGAGAAGCTAGTTAACGATATCATCCATGATGCCGACCTAGATAAG GATGGCCGGATCAGTTACCCAGAGTTTGCGGCAATGATGACAACAGGGATGGACTGGAGGATGGAGTCTCGACAGTATTCGAGAGTGATGTTGAATGCAATTAGCGATAaaatgttcaaagatcaaatataa
- the LOC110927248 gene encoding inositol transporter 1 isoform X3 — protein sequence MALVGAMIGAAGGGWINDAYGRKRATLLADVVFALGSFVMALAPDPYVLIFGRLLVGLGVGVASVTAPMYIAEAAPSEIRGGLVSTNVLMITGGQFLSYLVNLAFTEVPGTWRWMLGVAAVPAIVQFLLMLLLPESPRWLYMKKSKSEAIVVLSKIYDPFRLEEELDQLSSALEEEKQRKNAISYLDVFRIKEIRLAFFAGAGLQAFQQFTGINTVMYYSPTIVQMAGFRSNQLALLLSLMVALMNAAGTVVGIHLIDHSGRRKLALSSLFGVILSLILLSVSFFLTSSGFTNVGWIAVLGLTLYIAFFAPGMGPVPWTVNSEIYPESYRGTCSGMSATVNWISNLIVAQCFLSVADAVGTDWTFLILAGIAVAAFVFVYVYVPETKGLTFDEVERIWKERAWGRNYGSESLLEKGVES from the exons ATGGCTTTAGTGGGCGCAATGATAGGAGCTGCTGGTGGTGGTTGGATAAACGATGCATACGGGCGTAAACGTGCAACACTTCTTGCCGATGTAGTTTTCGCACTCGGGTCTTTTGTGATGGCTCTAGCACCCGACCCGTATGTACTTATATTTGGTCGGCTCTTGGTTGGGTTAGGTGTCGGTGTAGCGTCAGTTACTGCACCAATGTATATTGCGGAAGCAGCCCCATCTGAAATACGGGGCGGTCTTGTGAGCACCAACGTGCTTATGATCACTGGTGGACAATTTCTTTCGTACCTTGTTAATCTTGCTTTCACTGAG GTTCCTGGGACATGGAGATGGATGCTCGGAGTTGCCGCTGTGCCAGCTATTGTTCAGTTTTTATTAATGTTGTTGCTTCCGGAGTCTCCACGCTGGCTTTACATGAAG AAGAGCAAATCGGAGGCCATTGTCGTGTTGTCGAAAATTTACGATCCGTTTCGGTTAGAGGAAGAACTTGATCAGCTTTCTTCTGCGTTGGAAGAAGAAAAGCAGAGAAAGAATGCCATCAGTTACTTGGATGTTTTCAGAATCAAGGAAATCAGACTTGCGTTTTTCGCTGGAGCCGGACTTCAG GCGTTCCAACAATTCACCGGTATCAACACCGTAATGTACTACAGTCCAACCATAGTCCAAATGGCCGGTTTCCGTTCAAACCAATTAGCCCTTTTACTATCTCTAATGGTAGCATTAATGAACGCTGCCGGTACCGTCGTCGGAATCCACCTCATCGACCATTCTGGCCGCCGCAAGTTAGCCTTAAGCAGCTTATTCGGCGTAATCCTCTCCTTAATCCTCCTCTCAGTTTCCTTCTTCCTCACATCATCCGGTTTTACCAACGTCGGCTGGATCGCGGTTCTCGGGCTAACCCTTTATATCGCGTTTTTCGCACCCGGTATGGGCCCGGTTCCATGGACCGTGAACTCCGAAATATATCCGGAATCGTATAGGGGAACGTGTAGCGGAATGTCCGCTACCGTCAACTGGATTTCGAACTTGATCGTAGCGCAATGTTTCCTTTCGGTTGCTGACGCTGTCGGGACCGACTGGACGTTTTTGATACTGGCCGGTATCGCTGTCGCGGCGTTTGTGTTCGTGTATGTGTATGTACCGGAGACCAAAGGGTTGACGTTCGATGAAGTCGAGAGGATTTGGAAGGAGAGAGCGTGGGGTCGTAACTATGGATCGGAATCGCTTCTTGAAAAGGGGGTCGAGTCGTGA
- the LOC110927248 gene encoding inositol transporter 1 isoform X2 — MILETIVSMALVGAMIGAAGGGWINDAYGRKRATLLADVVFALGSFVMALAPDPYVLIFGRLLVGLGVGVASVTAPMYIAEAAPSEIRGGLVSTNVLMITGGQFLSYLVNLAFTEVPGTWRWMLGVAAVPAIVQFLLMLLLPESPRWLYMKKSKSEAIVVLSKIYDPFRLEEELDQLSSALEEEKQRKNAISYLDVFRIKEIRLAFFAGAGLQAFQQFTGINTVMYYSPTIVQMAGFRSNQLALLLSLMVALMNAAGTVVGIHLIDHSGRRKLALSSLFGVILSLILLSVSFFLTSSGFTNVGWIAVLGLTLYIAFFAPGMGPVPWTVNSEIYPESYRGTCSGMSATVNWISNLIVAQCFLSVADAVGTDWTFLILAGIAVAAFVFVYVYVPETKGLTFDEVERIWKERAWGRNYGSESLLEKGVES; from the exons ATGATACTG GAGACAATTGTTAGCATGGCTTTAGTGGGCGCAATGATAGGAGCTGCTGGTGGTGGTTGGATAAACGATGCATACGGGCGTAAACGTGCAACACTTCTTGCCGATGTAGTTTTCGCACTCGGGTCTTTTGTGATGGCTCTAGCACCCGACCCGTATGTACTTATATTTGGTCGGCTCTTGGTTGGGTTAGGTGTCGGTGTAGCGTCAGTTACTGCACCAATGTATATTGCGGAAGCAGCCCCATCTGAAATACGGGGCGGTCTTGTGAGCACCAACGTGCTTATGATCACTGGTGGACAATTTCTTTCGTACCTTGTTAATCTTGCTTTCACTGAG GTTCCTGGGACATGGAGATGGATGCTCGGAGTTGCCGCTGTGCCAGCTATTGTTCAGTTTTTATTAATGTTGTTGCTTCCGGAGTCTCCACGCTGGCTTTACATGAAG AAGAGCAAATCGGAGGCCATTGTCGTGTTGTCGAAAATTTACGATCCGTTTCGGTTAGAGGAAGAACTTGATCAGCTTTCTTCTGCGTTGGAAGAAGAAAAGCAGAGAAAGAATGCCATCAGTTACTTGGATGTTTTCAGAATCAAGGAAATCAGACTTGCGTTTTTCGCTGGAGCCGGACTTCAG GCGTTCCAACAATTCACCGGTATCAACACCGTAATGTACTACAGTCCAACCATAGTCCAAATGGCCGGTTTCCGTTCAAACCAATTAGCCCTTTTACTATCTCTAATGGTAGCATTAATGAACGCTGCCGGTACCGTCGTCGGAATCCACCTCATCGACCATTCTGGCCGCCGCAAGTTAGCCTTAAGCAGCTTATTCGGCGTAATCCTCTCCTTAATCCTCCTCTCAGTTTCCTTCTTCCTCACATCATCCGGTTTTACCAACGTCGGCTGGATCGCGGTTCTCGGGCTAACCCTTTATATCGCGTTTTTCGCACCCGGTATGGGCCCGGTTCCATGGACCGTGAACTCCGAAATATATCCGGAATCGTATAGGGGAACGTGTAGCGGAATGTCCGCTACCGTCAACTGGATTTCGAACTTGATCGTAGCGCAATGTTTCCTTTCGGTTGCTGACGCTGTCGGGACCGACTGGACGTTTTTGATACTGGCCGGTATCGCTGTCGCGGCGTTTGTGTTCGTGTATGTGTATGTACCGGAGACCAAAGGGTTGACGTTCGATGAAGTCGAGAGGATTTGGAAGGAGAGAGCGTGGGGTCGTAACTATGGATCGGAATCGCTTCTTGAAAAGGGGGTCGAGTCGTGA
- the LOC110927248 gene encoding inositol transporter 1 isoform X1: protein MTIESFPGSSGYIDAGVDKKITYFSNTYVLGLTVVAGIGGLLFGYDTGVISGALLYIRDEFEAVDQSSFLQETIVSMALVGAMIGAAGGGWINDAYGRKRATLLADVVFALGSFVMALAPDPYVLIFGRLLVGLGVGVASVTAPMYIAEAAPSEIRGGLVSTNVLMITGGQFLSYLVNLAFTEVPGTWRWMLGVAAVPAIVQFLLMLLLPESPRWLYMKKSKSEAIVVLSKIYDPFRLEEELDQLSSALEEEKQRKNAISYLDVFRIKEIRLAFFAGAGLQAFQQFTGINTVMYYSPTIVQMAGFRSNQLALLLSLMVALMNAAGTVVGIHLIDHSGRRKLALSSLFGVILSLILLSVSFFLTSSGFTNVGWIAVLGLTLYIAFFAPGMGPVPWTVNSEIYPESYRGTCSGMSATVNWISNLIVAQCFLSVADAVGTDWTFLILAGIAVAAFVFVYVYVPETKGLTFDEVERIWKERAWGRNYGSESLLEKGVES, encoded by the exons ATGACGATTGAATCGTTCCCTGGGAGTTCTGGGTATATAGATGCTGGTGTTGATAAGAAGATTACATATTTTAGTAACACTTATGTGTTGGGTTTGACTGTTGTTGCTGGAATTGGTGGGCTTCTTTTTGGATATGATACTG GAGTCATATCCGGTGCGCTTTTGTACATCCGAGATGAATTCGAGGCCGTTGATCAAAGTAGTTTCTTACAG GAGACAATTGTTAGCATGGCTTTAGTGGGCGCAATGATAGGAGCTGCTGGTGGTGGTTGGATAAACGATGCATACGGGCGTAAACGTGCAACACTTCTTGCCGATGTAGTTTTCGCACTCGGGTCTTTTGTGATGGCTCTAGCACCCGACCCGTATGTACTTATATTTGGTCGGCTCTTGGTTGGGTTAGGTGTCGGTGTAGCGTCAGTTACTGCACCAATGTATATTGCGGAAGCAGCCCCATCTGAAATACGGGGCGGTCTTGTGAGCACCAACGTGCTTATGATCACTGGTGGACAATTTCTTTCGTACCTTGTTAATCTTGCTTTCACTGAG GTTCCTGGGACATGGAGATGGATGCTCGGAGTTGCCGCTGTGCCAGCTATTGTTCAGTTTTTATTAATGTTGTTGCTTCCGGAGTCTCCACGCTGGCTTTACATGAAG AAGAGCAAATCGGAGGCCATTGTCGTGTTGTCGAAAATTTACGATCCGTTTCGGTTAGAGGAAGAACTTGATCAGCTTTCTTCTGCGTTGGAAGAAGAAAAGCAGAGAAAGAATGCCATCAGTTACTTGGATGTTTTCAGAATCAAGGAAATCAGACTTGCGTTTTTCGCTGGAGCCGGACTTCAG GCGTTCCAACAATTCACCGGTATCAACACCGTAATGTACTACAGTCCAACCATAGTCCAAATGGCCGGTTTCCGTTCAAACCAATTAGCCCTTTTACTATCTCTAATGGTAGCATTAATGAACGCTGCCGGTACCGTCGTCGGAATCCACCTCATCGACCATTCTGGCCGCCGCAAGTTAGCCTTAAGCAGCTTATTCGGCGTAATCCTCTCCTTAATCCTCCTCTCAGTTTCCTTCTTCCTCACATCATCCGGTTTTACCAACGTCGGCTGGATCGCGGTTCTCGGGCTAACCCTTTATATCGCGTTTTTCGCACCCGGTATGGGCCCGGTTCCATGGACCGTGAACTCCGAAATATATCCGGAATCGTATAGGGGAACGTGTAGCGGAATGTCCGCTACCGTCAACTGGATTTCGAACTTGATCGTAGCGCAATGTTTCCTTTCGGTTGCTGACGCTGTCGGGACCGACTGGACGTTTTTGATACTGGCCGGTATCGCTGTCGCGGCGTTTGTGTTCGTGTATGTGTATGTACCGGAGACCAAAGGGTTGACGTTCGATGAAGTCGAGAGGATTTGGAAGGAGAGAGCGTGGGGTCGTAACTATGGATCGGAATCGCTTCTTGAAAAGGGGGTCGAGTCGTGA